A genomic segment from Yimella sp. cx-51 encodes:
- a CDS encoding pilus assembly protein: MRRLRRADREGGSAVLEFLVVGMLLTLPVFYLVITMARLQAGAYAVSGAAREGGRMFVTAQDDGSAHARARSGAELVFADHGSSGTTAVTCSASPCLTRGATVRVETAVDVELPLVPDFLGAVVPTSVRLTSTHVETVGKYRS; this comes from the coding sequence ATGAGGAGGCTGCGCCGGGCGGATCGCGAAGGTGGCAGCGCCGTCCTGGAATTTCTCGTGGTTGGGATGCTGCTCACGCTGCCGGTCTTCTACCTGGTGATCACCATGGCTCGCCTGCAAGCGGGTGCGTATGCGGTGTCGGGTGCTGCGCGCGAAGGCGGCCGCATGTTCGTCACTGCCCAGGACGACGGATCTGCTCATGCACGGGCCCGCTCGGGCGCAGAGCTGGTGTTCGCCGATCACGGTTCGTCCGGCACCACCGCCGTGACCTGTAGTGCCTCGCCCTGCCTGACCCGTGGGGCCACGGTGCGGGTCGAGACGGCGGTCGACGTCGAGTTGCCACTCGTGCCCGACTTCCTCGGCGCGGTGGTGCCGACCTCGGTGCGTCTGACCAGCACGCACGTCGAGACCGTCGGCAAGTACCGCTCATGA
- a CDS encoding pilus assembly protein TadG-related protein, with translation MRAWLRRRLSTGKTEREDGRILILAAGLFAVLGLLVVGAIDVTAIQLAKMRVLNAADSAALTAADSVDKDALYRGGLAERVPLTDGGVTQAASSSLARQQVPTNVQAWQVVQGSTSGRDTAVVRVQALVRPPITGGFLSFLGSEVSVTVESRARSSVAQ, from the coding sequence ATGAGGGCTTGGTTGCGGCGCCGTCTCAGCACGGGTAAGACCGAGCGCGAGGACGGGCGCATCCTCATCCTGGCTGCCGGGCTCTTCGCAGTGCTCGGACTGCTCGTGGTCGGGGCCATCGACGTTACGGCCATCCAGTTGGCCAAGATGCGCGTGCTCAACGCAGCCGACTCGGCTGCCCTGACCGCGGCTGACAGTGTCGACAAGGACGCGCTCTACCGCGGCGGCCTGGCTGAACGCGTACCTCTCACCGACGGCGGGGTAACTCAGGCGGCGAGCAGCAGCCTTGCGCGCCAGCAGGTGCCAACGAATGTGCAGGCGTGGCAGGTGGTGCAGGGGTCGACATCCGGACGCGACACTGCGGTCGTGCGGGTGCAGGCACTGGTGCGTCCGCCGATCACCGGCGGCTTCCTGTCGTTCCTCGGATCGGAAGTGTCGGTGACGGTTGAGTCGCGAGCCCGCTCCAGCGTGGCGCAGTGA
- a CDS encoding TadE/TadG family type IV pilus assembly protein yields MAVSDHEQRRDRERGSAVAEFAMVGALLVVVFLGAFQVGFALFVRNSLTAYAVEGARYGARADSTPEAGAERTRLLIRDALPKGYADDVTASETVQGGARVVTVRVRAQVPVLGPFGPSGSLQVSGRAYSEAQ; encoded by the coding sequence GTGGCGGTAAGTGACCACGAGCAACGGCGCGATCGTGAGCGGGGCAGTGCCGTCGCGGAATTCGCCATGGTCGGTGCGTTGCTCGTGGTGGTCTTTCTCGGCGCCTTCCAGGTGGGTTTCGCGCTCTTCGTGCGCAACTCGCTGACGGCCTATGCAGTGGAGGGCGCTCGGTACGGGGCCCGTGCCGACTCCACCCCGGAAGCGGGCGCCGAGCGCACCCGGCTCCTGATCCGGGATGCGCTGCCGAAGGGCTATGCCGACGACGTCACGGCGTCGGAGACCGTTCAAGGCGGTGCGCGCGTGGTGACGGTGCGCGTGCGTGCCCAGGTGCCGGTGCTCGGTCCGTTCGGACCGTCCGGCTCGTTGCAGGTGTCCGGACGTGCGTATTCGGAGGCGCAATGA